One stretch of Roseimicrobium sp. ORNL1 DNA includes these proteins:
- a CDS encoding addiction module protein, whose protein sequence is MILERFPEVERLSALEKLQLASELWNQLEAHPSDLPVSDTIVSELERRMEHFKNHPDSSTTWAAIKARVLECESC, encoded by the coding sequence ATGATCCTCGAACGGTTTCCGGAAGTGGAGCGTTTGTCAGCTTTGGAAAAGCTGCAGCTTGCATCGGAGCTTTGGAACCAATTGGAAGCACACCCTTCCGATCTTCCCGTCTCCGACACCATCGTCAGCGAATTGGAGCGAAGGATGGAGCATTTCAAAAACCATCCTGACTCATCCACCACGTGGGCGGCGATCAAAGCGCGAGTGCTCGAATGCGAATCGTGCTGA
- a CDS encoding SDR family NAD(P)-dependent oxidoreductase produces MAQAHIHPLFDLTGKSALVTGGSKGLGKAMARGFAEAGADVFISSRSEEELKKAAAEIGEGLSVKVEWMVADMVDRAQVKNLAAEAEKRLGKVDILVNNAGSNQPQAIDEITDEAWDRIVELDLTSCMALTRALVPGMKSRQWGRIIHVSSVLGVGSKEKRNVYSACKAGLIGMAKASALDLGTYNITVNCLCPGPFLTDLPMSLLNDKEKDAFATRTALQRWGQPRELAGPALLLASEAGSYITGEALLVDGGAYARAL; encoded by the coding sequence ATGGCACAGGCACATATCCATCCTCTCTTCGATCTCACGGGCAAGTCGGCATTGGTGACGGGCGGCAGCAAGGGACTGGGCAAGGCGATGGCGCGGGGGTTTGCGGAGGCGGGGGCGGATGTGTTCATCTCCAGCCGGAGTGAGGAGGAGTTGAAGAAGGCGGCGGCGGAGATTGGTGAGGGGCTTTCGGTGAAGGTAGAGTGGATGGTGGCGGACATGGTGGACCGCGCGCAGGTGAAGAATCTGGCGGCCGAGGCGGAGAAGCGCCTGGGCAAGGTGGACATCCTGGTGAACAACGCGGGCAGCAACCAGCCGCAGGCCATCGATGAAATCACGGATGAAGCCTGGGACCGTATTGTGGAACTGGACCTCACGAGTTGCATGGCGCTCACGCGGGCGCTGGTGCCGGGGATGAAGTCGCGCCAGTGGGGTCGCATCATCCATGTGTCCTCCGTATTGGGCGTGGGCTCGAAGGAGAAGCGCAATGTCTATTCCGCCTGCAAGGCGGGCCTCATCGGCATGGCCAAAGCGAGCGCACTGGACCTGGGCACGTACAACATCACCGTGAACTGCCTCTGCCCCGGACCTTTCCTCACCGATCTGCCGATGAGCCTTTTGAATGACAAGGAGAAGGATGCCTTCGCCACCCGCACGGCCCTGCAACGCTGGGGGCAGCCGAGGGAACTCGCTGGTCCGGCCCTGCTGCTCGCGAGTGAAGCAGGAAGCTACATCACCGGTGAGGCGTTGTTGGTGGATGGTGGGGCGTATGCGAGAGCGCTGTGA
- a CDS encoding ATP-binding protein has translation MNADPIDARAAKLAEIIEWYTAHSASVVSESDTRLKMIDRILREALGWEIENTQTEEDAGEGRLDYRYTVGCGTRAVVEAKRTTVNFEIPSHRSGQAFLLNGPVFGVNARYAIKQVVTYCAFKSAELACCTNGNQWIIFRGNRLGDGRDVLEGKGYIFASLPDVQGAFSLFHDLLSRESLTSLRFRGVLQQAEGVKLRNIGFARSIRTQDTRRLLPRDAFAIDFEMVMSSFFQRLKGETDADMIGACFVVSDESERAESRITRIADDLVHKVRELNTDTGRELANLISQVQQLHKNRFVLLVGTKGAGKSTFIDRFFAHVLPKNILDGLVLIRADLLHCDGNIAHLHNWLNSTLLSACENSVYGTEGPDWNETIGAMFWKEYKRWKTTTKKVLYEQNKPKFDIQFGDYVEECRKLDPHDYIKRLLGNVVRSRKKVPCLILDNTDHHSIEFQEAVFQYARSLYEAELCMVIMPITDRTSWQLSKQGVLQSFESEVLHLPVPEAYRVVERRIHYLSEKISEAKSKQNASYFIGRNIRLDVNDIEKFAHALNRIFVESQATSEWIGALVNYDVRRLLELVKNIVSSPHLTIDRLFAAHTLNDADVIAPWRIKQAIIKGGYDIYPSGEHQFVQNCFQLIEDPPTSPLLCLRILQFLRDVPPANEGEVAAFVPISEVYEYFAAMGFESRSITQSIERMLAAGLVLNYDPSVSTVEKLTKIEISPSGRIHLLWGTTDEDYIKTMAQVTAIRDENTFQLIYGYARNMAQNWANVLVSFVDYLQAEDRNWCNIPTHKHYSGQGKLLNRLNRVAEDAKRTADARGGFTRFSSKYTEPRNHGSPATKSE, from the coding sequence ATGAATGCGGATCCCATTGATGCTCGCGCGGCCAAGCTTGCTGAAATTATAGAATGGTACACAGCGCACTCGGCCTCTGTGGTCAGCGAGTCTGACACCAGGCTCAAGATGATTGACCGAATCCTTCGCGAGGCACTTGGGTGGGAAATTGAGAATACGCAAACTGAGGAAGACGCAGGCGAAGGACGACTGGACTATCGCTATACCGTGGGCTGCGGCACGAGGGCAGTAGTGGAAGCCAAACGCACTACAGTAAACTTTGAAATACCATCTCATCGTTCTGGTCAAGCTTTCTTACTCAATGGCCCAGTTTTTGGAGTGAATGCACGCTACGCCATTAAGCAAGTAGTGACGTACTGTGCATTCAAAAGCGCCGAACTGGCATGCTGCACCAATGGCAATCAATGGATCATTTTTCGCGGAAATCGCCTTGGAGACGGCCGCGACGTACTCGAAGGAAAAGGATATATTTTCGCAAGCCTTCCCGATGTGCAAGGTGCGTTTAGCCTCTTTCATGACCTTTTGTCTCGGGAGTCGTTGACGTCCCTCCGCTTTCGAGGAGTTCTACAACAAGCCGAAGGCGTAAAGCTTCGTAATATCGGCTTCGCCCGCTCGATCCGCACCCAGGACACGAGAAGACTATTGCCCCGTGATGCTTTTGCCATCGACTTCGAGATGGTCATGTCCTCATTCTTTCAGCGCTTAAAAGGAGAGACCGACGCTGACATGATTGGGGCCTGCTTTGTGGTTTCCGATGAATCTGAACGAGCTGAATCACGCATTACCCGAATCGCAGATGACCTCGTTCACAAAGTGCGTGAACTCAATACAGATACGGGTCGTGAGTTGGCAAACTTAATCAGCCAAGTACAGCAACTTCACAAAAACCGATTCGTCCTACTTGTAGGCACCAAAGGCGCCGGGAAATCAACGTTTATTGACCGCTTCTTTGCACATGTTTTGCCGAAGAACATCCTGGACGGGCTTGTTCTAATTCGCGCCGACCTCCTACATTGCGACGGCAACATAGCCCATCTCCATAATTGGCTCAACTCGACCCTGCTCTCAGCATGCGAAAACTCTGTTTACGGCACAGAGGGCCCCGATTGGAATGAGACGATAGGAGCAATGTTCTGGAAGGAGTACAAGAGGTGGAAGACCACGACGAAGAAGGTTCTTTATGAACAAAATAAGCCGAAGTTTGACATCCAATTTGGAGACTATGTTGAGGAGTGCCGAAAGCTTGACCCTCATGACTACATAAAGCGCCTACTCGGGAATGTCGTTAGAAGCAGAAAAAAGGTGCCTTGCCTCATTCTCGACAATACCGATCACCACAGCATCGAGTTCCAAGAGGCAGTTTTTCAGTACGCCAGATCGCTATATGAGGCAGAACTATGCATGGTCATCATGCCCATTACTGATCGGACAAGCTGGCAGCTTTCTAAACAAGGCGTTTTGCAATCATTCGAGAGCGAGGTTCTTCATCTTCCCGTTCCAGAAGCATATAGAGTAGTAGAACGACGCATCCACTATCTTTCGGAGAAGATATCCGAAGCCAAATCCAAACAAAATGCCAGCTACTTCATTGGCCGAAACATCAGACTCGACGTCAATGACATCGAGAAATTCGCTCATGCACTAAACCGTATCTTCGTCGAATCCCAGGCCACTTCAGAATGGATCGGCGCCCTCGTAAACTATGATGTTCGGCGTCTACTTGAGCTTGTCAAAAACATAGTCAGCTCACCACATTTGACCATTGATCGATTGTTCGCCGCACACACATTGAACGACGCCGACGTGATCGCACCTTGGCGAATCAAACAGGCGATTATCAAGGGCGGCTATGACATATATCCTTCTGGAGAACATCAGTTTGTTCAAAATTGCTTTCAACTTATTGAGGACCCACCAACTTCACCTCTGCTCTGCCTACGAATTCTTCAATTCTTGCGCGATGTTCCTCCCGCTAATGAAGGGGAAGTTGCGGCATTCGTCCCAATCTCGGAAGTCTATGAGTATTTCGCAGCTATGGGATTTGAGAGCCGCTCAATAACCCAATCAATCGAACGCATGCTGGCTGCAGGGCTGGTTCTTAACTACGATCCATCTGTTTCCACTGTAGAAAAACTAACAAAGATCGAAATCTCTCCATCTGGGCGAATACACTTACTATGGGGAACAACAGACGAAGACTATATTAAAACCATGGCTCAGGTGACTGCCATTCGTGACGAAAACACATTTCAATTGATTTATGGATACGCGAGAAACATGGCCCAAAACTGGGCTAACGTCCTAGTTTCCTTCGTTGATTATTTGCAGGCCGAGGATCGCAATTGGTGTAATATACCAACGCACAAACATTATTCAGGGCAGGGAAAACTTCTGAATCGCCTCAATCGAGTTGCTGAAGACGCCAAACGTACTGCAGACGCTAGAGGCGGCTTTACACGATTCAGTAGCAAGTATACGGAACCTCGGAATCACGGTAGTCCAGCCACAAAGAGCGAGTGA
- a CDS encoding DUF3883 domain-containing protein: protein MEGDWNAQEVEAAVADYFEMLAKELRSEPFNKAEHNRNLRKVIARRTAGSIERKHQNISAVLILLGFPYIKGYKPFKNFQHLLGSVVEARLNQAVHLKELASSVVTQTTPPIPPIGDFSDLCVSPPVRDELQSRIYETRQFMPQGTHLNYLELEASNRSLGAAGEEFVIQLEHRRLWIAGKHSLAERIEHVSKTKGDGLGYDILSFEESGKERLIEVKTTSFGQMTPFFLSRNELLASKALSDLYQLYRVFSFRKDPRLYTLRGSLQDCCELEPVNYSAFPQ from the coding sequence ATGGAAGGAGATTGGAATGCTCAAGAGGTAGAAGCCGCTGTGGCCGACTACTTTGAAATGCTCGCGAAAGAGCTACGATCCGAGCCATTTAACAAAGCCGAGCATAATCGCAATCTTCGAAAGGTAATTGCACGGAGGACCGCTGGTTCAATTGAAAGAAAGCATCAGAACATAAGCGCCGTCTTGATATTGCTCGGTTTTCCGTACATCAAGGGATACAAGCCATTCAAAAATTTTCAACACTTGCTCGGCAGCGTAGTGGAAGCCCGATTGAATCAGGCAGTACATCTCAAAGAGCTCGCCAGTTCAGTGGTCACACAGACTACGCCCCCCATTCCTCCAATTGGAGACTTTAGTGACTTATGCGTGTCGCCACCAGTTCGCGACGAATTGCAGTCGAGGATTTATGAAACTCGTCAATTTATGCCTCAAGGTACCCACCTGAACTACTTAGAGCTTGAGGCATCAAATCGTTCGCTTGGAGCAGCTGGTGAAGAGTTTGTGATTCAACTTGAACATCGTCGTCTCTGGATCGCCGGAAAGCACAGCCTAGCCGAAAGAATCGAGCATGTTTCAAAGACGAAGGGTGACGGCTTGGGGTACGATATTCTCTCCTTTGAGGAGTCTGGAAAAGAGCGACTTATCGAAGTAAAAACGACTAGTTTCGGCCAAATGACACCCTTTTTCCTCTCTCGAAACGAACTGCTCGCATCCAAAGCTCTCTCGGATCTTTACCAGCTTTACAGAGTCTTTTCATTTCGGAAGGATCCGAGACTCTACACACTGCGAGGTTCACTTCAGGACTGTTGTGAACTCGAGCCGGTAAACTACTCGGCATTCCCACAGTAA
- the nuoF gene encoding NADH-quinone oxidoreductase subunit NuoF — translation MASAATKIQYKQGKQPHAREHRLIFKNVDREGYDPSIECYMKHGGYEQLKKAMGMERQAIIDDVKKAGLRGRGGAGFPTGVKWGFIPPTNTKPVYLICNADESEPGTFKDRYIMHQDPHQLVEGMVISCFAVKASLAYIYIREEFPEAAIILEKALDEARAKGFLGKNILGKGYDLEIYVHRGAGAYICGEETGLIESLEGKRPYPRIKPPYFPAALGLYMCPTIVNNVESLCHVKHIIEMGGEEYAKLGTPNNTGTRILCVSGDVQKPGYFEVQVGKVTMGEVINDLCGGLKPGRKLKAIIPGGSSAKVLRADEKFKLKDGRELTIMDIPMDFDTMAACGSMAGSGGVIIMDDSRSMSWVINNLNAFYAHESCGQCTPCREGSLWMKKISDRIVAGTASPSDVDELERVANNIEGKTICAFGEACSWPTQSFVKKFRDELKSGTREELEGKVVNPETVLAAAGLEV, via the coding sequence ATGGCCTCCGCCGCGACCAAGATCCAATACAAGCAGGGCAAGCAGCCTCACGCCCGTGAGCACCGCCTCATCTTCAAGAATGTGGACCGCGAGGGCTATGATCCGTCCATCGAGTGCTACATGAAGCATGGCGGGTACGAGCAGCTCAAGAAGGCCATGGGCATGGAACGCCAGGCCATCATTGACGACGTGAAGAAGGCCGGCCTGCGCGGTCGTGGCGGCGCGGGTTTCCCCACCGGCGTGAAGTGGGGCTTCATCCCGCCCACGAATACCAAGCCCGTCTACCTCATCTGCAACGCGGACGAGTCCGAGCCCGGCACCTTCAAGGACCGCTACATCATGCACCAGGACCCCCACCAGCTCGTGGAGGGCATGGTGATCTCCTGCTTCGCGGTGAAGGCGAGCCTCGCCTACATCTACATCCGCGAAGAGTTCCCGGAAGCCGCCATCATCTTGGAGAAGGCGCTCGATGAAGCGCGCGCCAAGGGCTTCCTGGGCAAGAACATTCTCGGCAAGGGTTACGACCTTGAGATCTACGTGCACCGCGGCGCGGGCGCGTACATCTGCGGGGAGGAGACCGGCCTCATCGAGTCCCTCGAAGGCAAGCGCCCCTACCCGCGCATCAAGCCGCCCTATTTCCCCGCGGCCCTCGGCCTCTACATGTGCCCCACGATTGTGAACAACGTGGAGTCCCTCTGCCACGTGAAGCACATCATCGAGATGGGCGGCGAAGAGTACGCCAAGCTCGGCACGCCGAACAACACCGGCACCCGCATCCTCTGCGTGAGCGGCGACGTGCAGAAGCCCGGCTACTTCGAAGTGCAGGTGGGCAAGGTCACCATGGGCGAGGTCATCAATGACCTCTGCGGCGGCCTCAAGCCCGGACGCAAGCTCAAGGCCATCATCCCCGGCGGCTCCTCCGCGAAGGTGTTGCGCGCCGATGAGAAGTTCAAGCTCAAGGACGGCCGCGAGCTCACCATCATGGACATCCCCATGGACTTCGACACCATGGCCGCTTGCGGCTCCATGGCCGGCTCCGGCGGTGTCATCATCATGGATGACTCCCGCTCCATGTCCTGGGTCATCAACAACCTGAACGCCTTCTACGCCCACGAATCCTGCGGCCAGTGCACCCCCTGCCGCGAGGGTTCCCTGTGGATGAAGAAAATCAGCGACCGCATCGTGGCCGGCACCGCCAGCCCCTCGGACGTGGATGAACTCGAGCGCGTCGCCAACAACATCGAAGGCAAGACCATCTGCGCCTTCGGCGAAGCCTGCTCCTGGCCCACCCAAAGCTTCGTGAAGAAGTTCCGCGACGAACTCAAGTCCGGCACCCGCGAAGAGCTGGAAGGCAAGGTGGTCAATCCCGAGACCGTCTTGGCGGCTGCGGGGTTGGAGGTGTAA
- a CDS encoding PilT/PilU family type 4a pilus ATPase, with the protein MPQHDLVDYLLMARQHGASDLHITARAQPSMRVFGTLQPLTDEILTGEDTRELIYGVLRDSQRVRLEQEWELDFSMEVESAGRLRANARYALGAVEASFRFIPDEVPDLTTLGHSPTVERWCQEKAGLILVTGSSGSGKSHTLASMTQTIARQRCANIVSIEDPVEFVFQQGYSLIHQREVGMDTHSFAAALRSSLRQDPDVILLGEMRDEETIRIAITAASTGHLVIATLHTTDTGAAITRVLDAFPEERQRFVAAQLAAALRGVVCQFLLPRHDKPGLVMASEIMVVNNAIANCIRERRLSQLMGLIQIGSADGMHTIDDSLLELVLDDRITFPDAASHCSDVGYFQQQYQLALKEKKKGWFGKLLG; encoded by the coding sequence ATGCCACAACACGACCTGGTTGATTACCTTCTCATGGCGCGCCAGCACGGCGCCTCGGATTTGCACATCACCGCGCGCGCGCAGCCTTCCATGCGCGTCTTCGGTACGTTGCAGCCGCTGACGGATGAAATCCTGACCGGCGAAGACACCCGCGAGCTCATCTATGGGGTGCTGCGTGATTCCCAGCGGGTGCGGCTGGAGCAGGAGTGGGAGCTGGATTTCAGCATGGAGGTGGAGTCCGCCGGGCGCCTGAGAGCCAATGCGCGCTATGCCCTGGGGGCAGTGGAAGCGAGCTTCCGTTTCATTCCCGATGAAGTGCCGGACCTGACCACGCTGGGGCACTCACCCACGGTGGAGCGCTGGTGCCAGGAAAAGGCGGGCCTCATCCTCGTGACCGGATCGAGCGGCTCCGGCAAGAGCCACACCCTCGCCAGCATGACGCAGACCATCGCCCGGCAGCGCTGCGCGAATATCGTGTCCATTGAGGACCCGGTGGAGTTCGTGTTCCAGCAGGGCTACAGCCTCATCCATCAGCGTGAGGTGGGCATGGACACCCACAGCTTCGCAGCGGCACTCCGCAGTTCACTTCGCCAGGATCCGGATGTCATCCTCCTGGGGGAAATGCGCGATGAGGAGACCATTCGCATCGCCATCACCGCAGCGAGCACCGGTCACCTCGTCATCGCCACGCTGCACACCACGGATACGGGCGCCGCCATCACACGTGTGCTGGATGCGTTCCCGGAGGAGCGCCAGCGTTTCGTGGCAGCCCAACTTGCCGCCGCCCTGCGTGGTGTGGTGTGTCAGTTCCTCCTGCCGCGGCATGACAAGCCGGGACTCGTGATGGCTTCTGAAATCATGGTGGTGAACAACGCCATCGCGAACTGCATCCGTGAGCGCCGCCTCTCCCAGCTCATGGGCCTCATCCAGATTGGCTCTGCCGATGGCATGCACACCATTGACGACAGCCTCCTCGAACTGGTGCTGGACGACCGCATCACCTTCCCGGATGCCGCCTCGCACTGCAGCGATGTCGGCTACTTCCAGCAGCAGTACCAGCTGGCTCTGAAAGAGAAGAAGAAGGGCTGGTTTGGCAAATTGCTGGGCTAG
- a CDS encoding ATPase, T2SS/T4P/T4SS family, with amino-acid sequence MSSISLDTILEAAEAHGASDLFLQEDEVPRLKINEQIMLLGEEPVTLQHMTGLWQACGGKVDSDMDRDTGLISHTHVRFRVNLHRTMGRLAAVLRRIKTDIPPLPALGLPVNLLTRWARKSFGLILITGPTGTGKSTTIAALLQWMNLNLARHIVTIEDPVEYIFENQQCHFTQREVGRDTTNFAHGLRSALRQAPDVIFVGEIRDYETALIALQAAETGHLVLATMHSERVSDTMERFTHLFPEDKLNQGVHLLADQLLGVMCQRLVPNKTGGLHLLEEHLENAGAVREWIRKRESSQIKEHMTKGTDPNSMSFLKSAVEACRAGKIDESVAAQATSNEAEFKRAMRGVQ; translated from the coding sequence ATGTCATCCATTTCACTCGATACCATCTTGGAAGCCGCGGAGGCGCACGGCGCCAGTGACCTCTTTTTGCAGGAGGACGAGGTGCCGCGGTTGAAGATCAATGAGCAGATCATGCTTCTGGGCGAGGAGCCCGTCACCCTCCAGCACATGACCGGCCTCTGGCAGGCGTGCGGGGGGAAGGTGGACAGCGACATGGACCGCGACACGGGCCTCATCTCGCACACGCACGTGCGCTTCAGGGTGAACCTTCATCGCACCATGGGCCGGCTGGCGGCCGTGCTCCGGCGCATCAAGACGGATATCCCTCCGCTCCCTGCGTTGGGATTGCCCGTCAACCTGCTCACCCGCTGGGCGCGGAAGTCGTTTGGCCTCATCCTCATCACCGGTCCCACAGGCACGGGAAAGAGCACCACCATCGCCGCGCTGCTGCAATGGATGAATCTCAACCTGGCCCGGCACATCGTGACCATCGAGGATCCGGTCGAGTACATTTTTGAAAACCAGCAGTGTCACTTCACCCAGCGAGAGGTGGGCCGGGACACCACGAACTTCGCGCATGGCCTGCGCAGCGCCCTGCGCCAGGCGCCTGACGTCATCTTCGTGGGTGAAATCCGCGACTATGAAACGGCCCTCATCGCTCTGCAGGCCGCGGAGACGGGTCACCTGGTGCTGGCCACCATGCACTCCGAGCGTGTGTCGGATACCATGGAGCGCTTCACCCACCTCTTCCCGGAGGACAAGCTCAACCAAGGCGTACACCTCCTGGCGGACCAGCTGCTGGGAGTGATGTGCCAGCGGCTCGTGCCCAACAAAACCGGCGGCCTGCACCTGCTGGAGGAGCACCTGGAAAATGCCGGCGCTGTGCGCGAATGGATCCGCAAGCGCGAGTCCTCCCAGATCAAAGAGCACATGACCAAGGGCACGGATCCCAATTCCATGTCCTTCCTCAAGTCCGCGGTGGAAGCGTGCCGCGCTGGCAAAATCGACGAAAGCGTGGCCGCCCAGGCCACCAGCAACGAAGCTGAATTCAAGCGCGCCATGCGCGGCGTCCAGTAG
- a CDS encoding DUF2314 domain-containing protein, with amino-acid sequence MSRALQTTIVVVTVLLTLVTGCSKQDKDKDKVVSVQSGDPDMAAAIAEARRTLPEFWKVFDKRERGESDFAMKVKITDGDIVEYFWLIDLERGGGKTMGTINNTPNGVTNVKLGDRIEIPEVDIADWLYFREGKMVGNRTLKPLFKEMPAEEVARLKEMMADPS; translated from the coding sequence ATGAGTCGTGCACTACAAACCACGATCGTGGTCGTCACCGTTCTGCTGACGCTTGTCACCGGTTGCTCGAAGCAGGATAAGGACAAGGACAAGGTGGTCAGCGTTCAGAGCGGCGATCCTGACATGGCAGCCGCCATCGCCGAGGCGAGGCGGACTCTTCCGGAATTCTGGAAGGTCTTTGACAAGCGCGAGCGTGGCGAGAGCGACTTCGCGATGAAGGTGAAGATCACCGACGGGGACATAGTCGAGTACTTCTGGCTGATTGACCTTGAGCGGGGTGGTGGCAAGACGATGGGCACCATCAACAACACGCCGAACGGAGTGACAAACGTGAAGCTCGGCGACCGGATCGAGATTCCCGAGGTGGACATCGCGGATTGGTTGTACTTCCGAGAGGGCAAGATGGTGGGCAATCGTACGCTCAAGCCCCTGTTCAAAGAGATGCCGGCTGAAGAAGTGGCGCGGCTGAAGGAGATGATGGCTGACCCATCGTGA
- a CDS encoding polysaccharide pyruvyl transferase family protein: MNRRHFLESSAFAALASTLASIPAVAQGQRKPRILLRNGWQSINIGDIAHYLGMMELFEKYGIDADVDFWTSNMENGADALFAKHFPKVKVLEGQDAIKEAIQKCDFMLHGSGSGFVAWKDVARWVKETGKPFGVMGISLTSDDPALIETLNKAKFVYFRDGVSFEKAKQQGCNVPGAAFGPDTAFGVVKLRNDEAALAFMKEHNLEEGKFLCCIPRYRWTPQWTVKKGRPYDEVKDKRNQEKKEHDHAPHRAAIIAITRETDMKVLITCEDQTQITLGKEMLYDPLPEDVKKKVVWRDKYWLTDEALSTFVRSAGLFGNEMHSPIMCIASGIPAVVCRWDEQTNKGFMWRDIGLNEWLFTMDNEDEVARIAATVLAIAKDPAAAKAKAQKAREIVLQKQDMEFASLKKALGELG, encoded by the coding sequence ATGAACCGCCGCCACTTCCTCGAATCCTCCGCCTTCGCTGCACTGGCCAGCACGCTCGCCTCCATTCCCGCTGTGGCCCAGGGCCAGCGGAAGCCGCGCATCCTCCTGCGAAATGGCTGGCAGAGCATCAACATCGGCGACATCGCCCACTACCTGGGCATGATGGAGCTCTTTGAGAAGTACGGCATCGATGCCGATGTCGACTTCTGGACGAGCAACATGGAGAACGGCGCGGACGCGCTCTTCGCCAAGCACTTCCCCAAGGTGAAGGTGCTGGAAGGGCAGGACGCCATCAAGGAAGCCATCCAGAAGTGCGACTTCATGCTGCACGGTTCCGGCTCGGGTTTCGTCGCGTGGAAGGACGTGGCGCGTTGGGTGAAGGAAACCGGCAAGCCCTTTGGTGTCATGGGCATCTCCCTGACCTCGGATGATCCCGCGCTCATCGAGACGCTGAACAAGGCGAAGTTCGTGTACTTCCGCGACGGCGTTTCCTTCGAGAAAGCCAAACAGCAGGGCTGCAACGTGCCCGGCGCCGCCTTCGGACCCGATACCGCATTTGGCGTGGTGAAGCTGCGCAATGACGAAGCCGCACTCGCCTTCATGAAGGAGCATAACCTGGAGGAGGGAAAATTCCTCTGCTGCATTCCCCGCTATCGCTGGACACCTCAGTGGACCGTGAAGAAGGGCCGCCCGTATGATGAAGTGAAGGACAAGCGCAACCAGGAGAAGAAGGAGCACGACCACGCGCCGCACCGTGCCGCCATCATCGCCATCACGCGTGAGACGGACATGAAGGTGCTCATCACCTGTGAAGACCAAACCCAGATCACGCTGGGCAAGGAGATGCTCTACGATCCCCTTCCCGAGGACGTGAAGAAGAAGGTCGTGTGGCGTGACAAGTACTGGCTCACCGATGAAGCCCTCAGCACCTTCGTGCGCAGCGCCGGCCTCTTCGGCAATGAAATGCACAGCCCCATCATGTGCATCGCCAGCGGTATCCCCGCCGTCGTGTGCCGTTGGGACGAGCAGACCAATAAGGGCTTCATGTGGCGCGACATCGGCCTGAACGAGTGGCTCTTCACCATGGACAACGAAGACGAAGTCGCCCGCATCGCCGCCACCGTGCTGGCCATCGCGAAGGACCCTGCTGCCGCGAAGGCAAAGGCGCAGAAGGCACGCGAAATTGTGCTGCAGAAGCAGGACATGGAATTCGCGTCCCTGAAGAAGGCTCTGGGGGAGTTGGGGTGA